One window from the genome of Vicia villosa cultivar HV-30 ecotype Madison, WI unplaced genomic scaffold, Vvil1.0 ctg.000622F_1_1, whole genome shotgun sequence encodes:
- the LOC131629952 gene encoding uncharacterized protein LOC131629952, producing MKFIFILLSSLLLGCLLLMTVQRNTSTMVVSGGEWKKNKFEIAEITTILTQKEPLERTIGASMRKLGFGTIMHHEEKSVDSKTIEKGQTSKISGKENGGLKKSFRRLFQLQKSDVHEKHMIMRPKVYLKVTTKTKVAISRNSLTTNTNTKCSQDCDDVVPNKGSSEKSSRHEQEISKEAQDIDAAKEIESLMYKDYNNKGKPSHRPPINNHEPNNP from the exons ATGAAGTTCATCTTCATACTACTCTCAAGCCTTTTACTAGGATGTCTCTTGCTCATGACTGTCCAAAGGAACACATCAACCATGGTTGTTTCAG GCGGAGAATGGAAAAAAAACAAGTTTGAGATAGCTGAAATCACAACCATATTGACTCAAAAG GAACCTTTGGAGAGAACTATTGGAGCTTCTATGAGGAAGTTAGGATTTGGAACTATCATGCATCATGAAGAAAAAAGTGTGGATTCCAAGACTATTGAAAAAGGACAAACTTCAAAGATTTCAG GTAAGGAGAATGGTGGTTTGAAGAAGTCTTTCAGAAGGTTATTCCAATTACAAAAGAGTGATGTTCATGAG AAGCATATGATAATGAGGCCAAAGGTATATTTGAAAGTCACCACCAAGACCAAGGTTGCAATTTCAAGGAATAGTCTCACAACCAACACAAACACCAAGTGCTCACAAGATTGTGATGATGTTGTACCAAATAAGGGTAGCTCAGAGAAATCATCAAGGCATGAACAAGAAATTTCTAAAGAAGCTCAAGATATTGATGCTGCAAAAGAGATTGAAAGCCTCATGTATAAGGATTATAATAATAAGGGAAAGCCATCTCATAGGCCACCCATCAATAATCATGAACCTAATAATCCTTAG